Proteins encoded within one genomic window of Bacteroidota bacterium:
- the menB gene encoding 1,4-dihydroxy-2-naphthoyl-CoA synthase, translating into MQSNYNWKTIKEFKEILFLQLGQMAKISINRPQVHNAFTPLTVDEMIEAMELARQMPDIGVIILTGEGGKAFCSGGDQSVRGHGGYVGGDGVPRLNVLDLQMQIRRIPKPVIAMVAGWAIGGGHVLHVVCDLSIAAENARFGQTGPKVGSFDGGFGASYLARVVGQKKAREIWFLCDQYDATEALQMGLVNKVVPLDKLEETTIEWCNKILEKSPIALRMLKSAFNAELDGQAGIQELAGNATLLYYLSDEAKEGKNAFLEKRKPDFDKYPRLP; encoded by the coding sequence ATGCAAAGCAATTACAACTGGAAAACCATAAAAGAATTCAAAGAGATTTTGTTCTTACAACTGGGGCAGATGGCCAAAATAAGTATCAATAGGCCACAGGTACACAATGCTTTTACACCACTTACGGTTGATGAAATGATTGAAGCCATGGAACTCGCCCGCCAAATGCCTGATATAGGTGTTATCATACTTACGGGCGAAGGTGGCAAAGCTTTTTGCAGCGGCGGCGACCAGTCTGTTCGCGGACATGGTGGCTATGTGGGCGGCGATGGGGTGCCCCGCCTCAATGTACTCGACTTACAAATGCAAATACGCCGCATACCCAAACCCGTGATAGCAATGGTGGCAGGTTGGGCTATAGGAGGCGGACATGTATTACACGTAGTATGCGACCTAAGTATTGCCGCAGAAAACGCTCGTTTCGGGCAGACAGGCCCTAAGGTGGGCAGCTTTGATGGAGGCTTTGGTGCTTCCTATTTGGCACGTGTAGTAGGACAAAAGAAAGCACGCGAAATATGGTTCCTCTGCGACCAATACGATGCCACAGAAGCATTGCAAATGGGACTGGTAAACAAGGTAGTTCCACTTGACAAACTTGAAGAAACAACCATAGAATGGTGTAATAAAATTTTAGAAAAAAGCCCGATTGCACTGCGTATGCTCAAATCCGCGTTCAATGCCGAACTCGATGGCCAAGCTGGCATTCAAGAATTGGCAGGCAATGCTACTTTATTATACTACTTGAGCGATGAAGCCAAAGAAGGTAAAAACGCTTTCCTCGAAAAACGCAAACCCGATTTTGACAAATATCCGAGATTGCCTTAA
- a CDS encoding class I SAM-dependent methyltransferase has protein sequence MNCKICNTTATTLFKAKVMHKYQVQYYQCPNCFFVQTEKEYWLKEAYTSALNVSDTGILYRNRKLFEKTFSILVSNFGKKGKYIDYGGGYGIFVRTMRDAGLDYYWQDIYAANLCARGFEYDPNTKYDALSTFEVFEHLVDPIEEIEQMFKLADTIIFSTEIISDTPPSSNEWWYYGLEHGQHIALYSKKSLEIIGDKFGAQLYTDGRGFHALSKKKLSNFSFILKLSKIGLPYILKTQFKTKYYTDHLTLSQKYTNSEKI, from the coding sequence ATGAATTGCAAAATTTGTAACACGACAGCTACCACACTATTCAAAGCAAAGGTGATGCATAAATATCAAGTGCAATACTATCAATGTCCCAACTGTTTTTTCGTTCAAACTGAAAAAGAATATTGGTTAAAAGAAGCATATACCAGTGCACTGAATGTAAGTGACACAGGTATACTATATAGAAACAGAAAACTATTCGAAAAAACATTCTCTATATTGGTTTCAAATTTCGGCAAAAAGGGAAAATATATAGATTATGGAGGAGGTTACGGAATATTTGTAAGGACGATGCGTGATGCTGGCCTCGATTATTATTGGCAAGATATATATGCTGCTAATTTATGTGCAAGAGGTTTTGAATATGACCCCAATACTAAATACGATGCCTTGTCAACATTTGAAGTATTTGAACATCTTGTAGATCCTATTGAAGAAATTGAACAAATGTTCAAATTAGCAGATACAATTATTTTTTCAACTGAAATTATTTCTGACACTCCTCCTTCTTCAAATGAATGGTGGTATTATGGTTTGGAACATGGGCAGCATATAGCTTTATATTCTAAAAAATCATTAGAAATTATAGGCGATAAATTCGGAGCACAACTATATACAGATGGGCGTGGATTTCATGCATTATCTAAAAAGAAGCTATCAAATTTCAGCTTTATACTGAAGCTATCAAAAATAGGATTACCCTATATTCTAAAAACACAATTTAAGACAAAGTATTATACTGACCACCTAACATTGTCGCAGAAGTATACAAATTCTGAAAAGATATAA
- the polA gene encoding DNA polymerase I: MSDKKLFLLDGMALIYRAHFAFINNPRITSYGLNTSAVFGFCNTLLDVIKKEKPHHLAVVFDTAAPTERHLEYPLYKAQREAMPEDLSKAIPYIFRLVEAFNIPVIKMDGYEADDIIGTLAVQAAQEGYTTYMMTPDKDFAQLVAPNIFIYKPARLGNGVEIMGVDEVLKKWEITDVKQVIDILGLWGDASDNIPGVPGVGEKTSKILIAQYGSMENILANTDKLKGKQKENFENFREQALLSKRLATININVPLKLEDFNLIMEPVDKEKTEALFNELEFRTLMKRVLGSDVAEPALQPILKPAKAKVDTGQMDIFGTPAAPAETVVVKPLEPQTTQEHYETIATRKHNYILIDTPELRKELIAKMAQQTNICFDTETTSIEPVKADIVGLSFSFVDAEAYYIPLPEDYNEAKIILEEFKPIFENETIEKTGQNIKYDYIILKRYDIELKGKFFDTMLAHYLMEPDMRHNMDALAMAYLYYKPVSISELIGKKSGLQSSFRNVDIEVAKDYAAEDADITLQLRKFFEPKLDERNIRNLLYDIEQPLISVLADMEFEGVKIDTAFLNNYSVELKEQIIIAEQEIYRCAGMTFNTASPLQLGKVLFEHMKLSEKPKKTATGQYKTDEDVLQSLSQHEIVKHILDFRQLSKLKSTYVDALPLLVNPATGRVHTSFNQAVAATGRLSSTNPNLQNIPIRTDLGKEVRKAFIRRDENYTLLSADYSQIELRIIAHISNDENMKEAFRSGHDIHTATAARIYNIPMEEVTKDQRRNAKSVNFGIVYGISPFGLANNLGIPRKEAAEIIENYFKTYPGVKDYMNTTIDFAKQNGFVETILGRRRYLRDINSANAVNRGFAERNAINAPIQGSAADMIKIAMIKLHKRLKTENLKTKMILQVHDELLFDVPLNEVEIAKKIITEEMSQAIPMSIPIEAEAGTGNNWLEAH; this comes from the coding sequence ATGTCCGATAAAAAATTATTCTTACTCGACGGCATGGCTCTTATTTACCGTGCCCACTTTGCTTTTATCAATAATCCGCGTATTACTAGTTACGGTCTTAACACTTCGGCTGTGTTTGGTTTTTGCAATACTTTGCTCGATGTAATTAAAAAAGAAAAGCCCCATCACTTAGCTGTTGTATTTGACACTGCAGCACCTACCGAAAGACATCTTGAATATCCATTATATAAAGCCCAACGAGAAGCAATGCCCGAGGATTTGTCGAAAGCAATTCCTTATATATTTAGATTGGTAGAAGCATTTAATATTCCTGTAATAAAAATGGATGGTTACGAAGCCGATGATATTATTGGAACCCTTGCTGTACAAGCTGCTCAAGAAGGTTATACTACTTATATGATGACTCCGGATAAAGATTTTGCACAACTGGTAGCACCCAATATATTTATATACAAACCTGCACGCTTGGGTAATGGAGTCGAAATAATGGGTGTGGATGAAGTACTTAAAAAATGGGAAATTACGGACGTAAAACAAGTTATAGATATACTGGGTTTGTGGGGCGATGCTTCCGACAATATTCCTGGTGTGCCAGGAGTGGGTGAAAAAACCTCGAAAATATTGATAGCACAGTATGGAAGCATGGAAAATATTTTGGCAAATACAGACAAACTAAAAGGCAAACAGAAAGAAAATTTTGAAAATTTTAGAGAGCAGGCTTTGCTTTCAAAACGACTGGCAACAATTAATATTAATGTTCCTTTAAAATTAGAAGATTTTAATTTGATTATGGAACCTGTCGACAAAGAAAAAACTGAAGCGTTGTTCAATGAATTAGAATTCCGAACACTCATGAAAAGAGTGCTAGGAAGCGACGTAGCTGAGCCTGCATTACAGCCAATTTTGAAGCCTGCAAAGGCTAAAGTAGATACAGGACAAATGGATATATTTGGCACCCCAGCAGCACCCGCAGAAACTGTTGTGGTAAAACCTTTGGAGCCTCAAACCACACAAGAACATTATGAAACCATAGCCACCCGCAAACATAATTATATATTAATTGATACTCCCGAATTACGAAAAGAATTAATTGCCAAAATGGCACAACAAACCAATATATGTTTTGATACAGAAACGACTTCCATTGAACCTGTAAAAGCAGATATAGTAGGCCTTAGTTTTAGTTTTGTTGATGCGGAAGCTTATTATATCCCCCTACCCGAAGATTATAATGAAGCGAAAATTATATTGGAAGAATTTAAACCCATTTTCGAAAACGAGACAATAGAAAAAACAGGACAAAATATCAAATACGATTATATAATATTAAAACGATATGATATAGAATTGAAAGGGAAATTTTTCGACACCATGCTTGCCCATTACCTCATGGAGCCTGACATGCGGCATAATATGGATGCACTCGCTATGGCATATCTATATTATAAACCTGTTTCCATTAGTGAACTTATTGGCAAAAAAAGCGGACTGCAATCCAGCTTTAGAAATGTAGATATTGAAGTTGCAAAAGATTATGCTGCCGAAGATGCAGATATCACCTTGCAACTCCGCAAATTTTTTGAACCAAAGTTGGACGAACGAAATATCAGAAATCTATTATATGATATTGAACAACCGCTAATTTCCGTATTGGCAGATATGGAATTTGAAGGTGTGAAAATTGATACCGCATTCCTCAATAATTATAGCGTTGAACTGAAGGAACAAATTATTATTGCAGAGCAAGAAATATATAGATGTGCAGGGATGACTTTTAACACAGCATCGCCGCTGCAGCTAGGCAAAGTGCTGTTTGAGCACATGAAGCTAAGCGAGAAACCTAAAAAAACGGCAACGGGCCAGTATAAAACCGATGAAGATGTATTACAAAGTTTAAGTCAGCACGAAATTGTAAAACATATATTGGATTTTCGTCAACTTAGTAAGCTTAAATCTACCTATGTGGATGCACTTCCCTTATTGGTAAATCCTGCCACAGGACGAGTGCATACTTCATTTAACCAAGCTGTGGCTGCTACTGGGCGATTAAGTTCCACAAATCCCAACTTGCAAAATATTCCTATCAGAACCGATTTGGGAAAAGAAGTACGTAAAGCTTTTATAAGACGTGATGAAAATTATACTTTATTAAGTGCAGATTATTCACAGATTGAATTACGAATTATAGCACATATAAGCAATGATGAAAATATGAAAGAGGCGTTTAGAAGTGGGCATGATATTCATACCGCAACTGCTGCCAGAATATATAATATACCGATGGAAGAAGTGACCAAAGACCAACGCAGAAATGCCAAGTCAGTCAACTTTGGAATTGTATATGGGATTTCTCCCTTTGGGCTGGCAAATAATTTGGGAATTCCTCGCAAGGAAGCTGCTGAAATTATTGAAAATTATTTTAAAACATATCCCGGTGTAAAAGATTATATGAATACAACTATAGATTTTGCCAAACAAAATGGATTTGTAGAAACTATATTAGGTCGACGCCGATATTTGCGGGATATAAACTCTGCCAATGCTGTGAATCGGGGGTTTGCCGAGCGTAACGCTATCAACGCACCTATACAAGGAAGTGCTGCTGATATGATAAAAATCGCTATGATAAAACTGCATAAACGATTAAAAACTGAAAATCTAAAAACCAAAATGATTTTACAAGTGCATGATGAATTATTATTTGATGTTCCTTTAAACGAAGTAGAAATAGCGAAGAAAATTATCACCGAAGAAATGAGCCAAGCAATCCCGATGAGCATCCCAATTGAAGCCGAAGCAGGCACTGGAAATAATTGGCTCGAAGCACACTAA
- a CDS encoding PglZ domain-containing protein, whose protein sequence is MSNKISILWADDEIDLLKPHILFLENKGYEVMPVTSGVDAVEEIKKRGFDLVFLDENMPGISGMEALTQIKAIRDVPCVMITKSEEEYIMEDAIGSKIADYLIKPVNPNQILHSIKKLTENARLTSEKTNQSYQQEFRNIGMMLNDNLNFDEWLAVYRKLVYWELELDSVEDNQMGEIIAMQKQEANRSWAKYINNNYMKMMKNPGEGGLIMSHQLMKNKVFPLLDQPDPVFFILIDNLRYDQWKMIQPFLASHFRVDQDDLYMSILPTTTHYCRNALFAGLPPGEIERKFPNLWSNDEEEGGKNLHEEEFLAENLKRQGHNIKMSYTKVVNLDQGKAMVDNVHNMFQNKLNVIVYNFVDMLSHARTEMGMIKELAEDEAAYRSLTRSWFEHSPLFEAIKKIAQKKVKVIITTDHGSIRVKNPVKIIGDRNTTANLRYKQGKNLNYDKREVFEIRNPKEASLPCPHVSSTFAFCYEDNFFAYPNNYNYFVNMYKDTFQHGGISLEEMLIPVAVLSTK, encoded by the coding sequence ATGTCAAACAAAATTTCCATTCTGTGGGCCGACGACGAGATTGACCTGCTTAAACCACACATCCTATTTTTAGAAAACAAAGGGTATGAAGTAATGCCAGTTACCAGCGGTGTTGATGCCGTTGAAGAAATAAAAAAGCGTGGTTTCGACTTAGTTTTTTTGGATGAAAACATGCCCGGAATTAGTGGTATGGAAGCACTTACACAAATTAAAGCAATCCGCGATGTACCTTGTGTAATGATTACCAAAAGTGAGGAAGAATATATTATGGAAGATGCCATCGGTTCCAAAATTGCCGATTACCTTATCAAACCCGTAAACCCCAATCAGATTCTTCACTCCATTAAAAAACTTACCGAAAACGCCCGACTCACTAGCGAAAAAACAAACCAATCATACCAACAAGAATTTAGAAATATCGGTATGATGCTCAATGATAATCTCAACTTCGACGAATGGTTAGCGGTATATCGCAAATTAGTATATTGGGAACTTGAACTCGACTCGGTTGAAGACAACCAAATGGGTGAAATTATTGCCATGCAAAAGCAAGAGGCCAATCGCAGTTGGGCGAAGTATATCAATAATAATTATATGAAAATGATGAAAAACCCTGGAGAGGGCGGACTAATCATGTCGCATCAATTGATGAAGAATAAAGTTTTTCCATTGTTGGACCAACCGGATCCTGTATTTTTTATATTGATAGATAACCTGCGTTACGACCAATGGAAAATGATACAACCTTTTTTGGCTAGCCATTTCCGTGTGGACCAAGACGACTTATATATGAGTATTCTACCCACTACAACACATTATTGTCGTAATGCTTTGTTCGCTGGCTTACCTCCTGGAGAAATTGAACGCAAATTTCCAAACCTATGGAGCAACGATGAAGAAGAAGGTGGTAAAAATCTGCATGAAGAAGAATTTCTTGCCGAAAATTTGAAACGCCAAGGTCATAATATCAAGATGAGTTATACCAAAGTGGTCAACCTCGACCAAGGCAAGGCGATGGTCGATAATGTACATAATATGTTTCAAAACAAGCTGAATGTAATTGTATATAATTTTGTAGATATGTTGAGCCATGCCCGCACCGAAATGGGTATGATAAAAGAACTGGCAGAGGACGAAGCAGCTTATCGTTCCTTAACCCGCAGTTGGTTCGAACACTCTCCCTTATTTGAAGCCATCAAAAAAATTGCACAGAAAAAAGTTAAGGTTATTATCACTACCGACCATGGTTCTATACGTGTAAAAAATCCCGTTAAAATTATTGGCGATAGAAATACAACTGCAAACCTTCGTTACAAACAAGGCAAAAACCTAAACTATGATAAGCGTGAGGTATTTGAAATTCGTAACCCAAAAGAAGCCAGCTTGCCTTGCCCACACGTAAGCAGCACGTTTGCTTTTTGCTACGAAGACAATTTCTTTGCGTATCCCAA